The nucleotide window GTCGACCAGCTCCGGCGCCTGTGGCTGGCGGGGCGTCAGCTCCACCTGTGCCGGCACGACGAGCTCGTCGTCCGAGACGCCCATCTCCGCGAGCTTGCGGGCGCTGACCAGTACCCGCGACTCCAGCGAGCCGACGGCGCGGTTGTACGCCGTCACCGCCCCGCTCAGCGAGCTGCCCAGCTTGCCGACGTGGTCGCCGAGCGTGGCCAGCCGGCCGTACAGCTCGCGGGCCAGGCTGTGCACCGCCAGCGCGTTGCGGGCCAGCGCCTCCTGCCGCCACGAGTAGGCCACCGTGCGCAGCAGGGCGACGAGCGTCGCCGGGGTCGCCAGCACCACGTTGCGGGAGAACGCGTGCTCCATCAGCGACGCGTCGCGTTGCAGGGCCGCGTCGAGGAACGGGTCGGCCGGCACGAACAGCACCACGAAGTCCGGTGACTGGTCGAACGCGGTCCAGTAGGCCTTCGCCGACAGCGCGTCCACGTGCCCGCGCAGCACCCGCGCGTGCTGGTCCAGGTGTGCGTCGCGGGTGCGCTCGTCGCGGGCCTCCATCGCCGAGAGGTAGGAGTCGAACGGCGCCTTGGCGTCCACCACCACGCAGCGGCCGCCGTGCAGGCGCACCAGCATGTCGGGCCGAACGCCCTGGTGGTCGGTCGCGCCGGTGACCTGCTCGGCGAAGTCGCAGTGCTCGAGCAGGCCGGCCGCCTCGACGATGCGCCGCAGCTGGAGCTCGCCCCAGCGGCCGCGCACCTGCGGCGCCCGAAGCGACGCGACAAGCTGCTTCGTCTCGACCCGCAGCTCGCCCGAGACCACGCCCATGGACCGGACCTGTTCGCGCAGCTCGGCGTAGGCGTCCACCCGGTCGCGTTCGAGCTCGGCCACCCGCAGCTCGTAGCGTTGCAGGGTCTCGTGCAGCGGGCCCACCGCGCGGGCAACGGCCTCCTGGGACTGCGCGGTCGCCTCGTAGGACAGCGCGCGCAGCGACTGCTCCATCCGGGCCTCGCCCTCGCGGCCGGCCGCCAGGGTCGCCTCCAGCCGGGCGATGTCGGTGGCGGCGCGCAGGCGCCCGGCCAGCCAGCCGAGCGCACCACCGACACCCAGACAGATGATCACCACGGCGAGAGTCGAGAAGGTCACGCATCGGAGCTTGCCAGAGACCCCGGTTGGATTCCCGCGGGTACCGTCGAGTCATGAAGGCGTTTCTGCTGCTCTTCCTGATCCTGATCCTGGTGGTTGTGATCGCCGGGGCGGTGCGGCGTGGCTCCGCCGCCCGGGAGCAGCGGCGGCTGGCCGACGCCCGGGCCGAGGCGCAGCGGTGGTACGAGCGGCTCGGCGGCCAGCTGATGAACCTGCACGGCGACGAGCCGGCGGCCCGGCAGGCGCTGGCCGACGCGGGCGAGCGTTACAACGCGGCCGGCGGCCAGCTCCAGCAGGCCGCGTCGGTGCGGCAGTTCGAGCTGGCCCGCGAGTCGGCGCTGGAGGGCCTGGCCTACGCGCGCGCGGCCCGCGTCGCGATGGGCCTCGACCCGGGGCCGGAGCTGCCGCCGCTGGCTGCCGCGCGCGGCGCGGGCGAGCTGACCCGCGAGCGCGAGGTCAACGTGCAGGGCCACCGGTACCGGGCGGGCCCGCAGCCGGGCCCGGCCACGCCCTACTACTACCCGGGCGGTCGGGTGCAGGGCCGGCCGGTGCCGTCGGGCTGGTACTCGACGCCGGTCTGGGGCACGGCACTCGGCGCCGGCGCGGGCGTCCTCGGCGGCATGCTGATCTTCGACGCGCTGTTCTCGCCGGAATTCGGCGACATGGGCTACGACGGCATGGACCAGGCCGGGGACTTCGGCGGCGGCGATTTCGGTGGTGGCGACTTCGGCGGCGGGGACTTCGGTGGTGGCGATTTCGGCGGCGGGGACTTCTGAGCGGCGATCAGTGCATGCGGCGGGCGAGCTCGCGGCGTAGCGCCCGCGGGCCCGGCCACACCTCGGTCAGGTCGGCGGTGAAGGCCGGCCGGCCCTTGGGGTCGTCGTCGTCGTCGCGGATCGCCGGCCAGCCCTCGTCCTCCTCCGAGACCGGATGGACCCGGTCCAGGTCGACCGGGGTCACGTCGAGGACCGTGCGCAGGCCGTCCCGGCGTACCACCACGTGGTCGATGTCCGGCCAGGCCAGCAGCACCGGGTCGCTGCCCTGCGCGGCCACCTCCAGGCCGCCCGACGAGGCACGGACCCAGGTCGGCAGCGCCGAGCGGGCCGACAGCTCGTAGCCGCCGGCTACCAGGGCCCCGATGACCGCGCCCTGCGCGACGATGGACGACCACGGGTCGTGCGGGACGTTCAGCAGGAGATTGACGAACGGCGACACGACCACGTAGGCGACCAGCACGACGGCGAACATCAGCGCGAACGTCCGCCACGGCGAGGACCGGAAGAGGACCGCGTCGTCGGCCGGGGCCTCGACCTCGTCGGGCGGGATCGACATGGTTCCCATGCTGCCGTGGCCGCTCAGAACGCGCAGGCGATCACGAGTTCCGCCGTGCGGTCCGGGAGCATGTCGAGCTCGCCGATCCGGCCCGCCGCCTTCAGGTCGCCCTCGACCAGCGCCAGCCGCTCCAGCATCGCCGCCGGACCGAGCGCCTCCGCGAGCGGGACGTCCGCCTTCATCGACAGCTTGCGGTCCGACTTGGCCCGGCGCACCTGACGCAGGGCGTCCCCGGCCAGGTCGAGCAGGGTGGCGTCGCCGTCGGGCGCGACCCGGATCAGCTCGTACTTGGTCGGCCAGGTGGCGCGGTGCACCGAGCCGTAGCGCCACCAGGACCAGATCTCCTCGGTCGTGTACGGCAGAA belongs to Amorphoplanes digitatis and includes:
- a CDS encoding DNA recombination protein RmuC, producing the protein MTFSTLAVVIICLGVGGALGWLAGRLRAATDIARLEATLAAGREGEARMEQSLRALSYEATAQSQEAVARAVGPLHETLQRYELRVAELERDRVDAYAELREQVRSMGVVSGELRVETKQLVASLRAPQVRGRWGELQLRRIVEAAGLLEHCDFAEQVTGATDHQGVRPDMLVRLHGGRCVVVDAKAPFDSYLSAMEARDERTRDAHLDQHARVLRGHVDALSAKAYWTAFDQSPDFVVLFVPADPFLDAALQRDASLMEHAFSRNVVLATPATLVALLRTVAYSWRQEALARNALAVHSLARELYGRLATLGDHVGKLGSSLSGAVTAYNRAVGSLESRVLVSARKLAEMGVSDDELVVPAQVELTPRQPQAPELVDEL